In Piliocolobus tephrosceles isolate RC106 chromosome 6, ASM277652v3, whole genome shotgun sequence, the following are encoded in one genomic region:
- the NDUFAF1 gene encoding complex I intermediate-associated protein 30, mitochondrial isoform X1 translates to MALFHKVLRGTYILRKCSKPTSALHPFLGIRFADYSSSLQKPVASPGKASSQRKTEGGLQGHHQKEVALDITSPEEKPDVSFDKAIRDEAMDHFRRLKDEIVNHWKGPEGRPLQEALLEQAKVVWQFRGKEDLDKWRVTSDKTIGGRSEVFLKMGKNNQSALLYGTLSSEAPQDGESARSGYCAMISRIPRGAFERKLSYDWSQFNTLYLRVRGDGRPWMVNIKEDTDFLQRTNQMYSYFMFTRGGPYWQEVKIPFSKFFFSNRGRIRDVQHELLLDKISSIGFTLADKVDGPFFLEIDFIGVFTDPAHTEEFAYENSPELNPRLFK, encoded by the exons atGGCTTTGTTTCACAAAGTGCTGCGTGGTACTTATATTCTCAGAAAATGCTCTAAGCCAACTTCTGCCTTGCATCCATTTTTGGGTATTCGCTTTGCAGACTATTCCAGTAGTCTTCAGAAACCAGTGGCTTCTCCTGGCAAAGCTTCCTCACAGAGGAAGACTGAAGGGGGTTTGCAAGGACATCACCAGAAAGAAGTTGCTTTGGATATAACTTCTCCTGAGGAGAAACCTGATGTTAGTTTCGATAAAGCAATTAGAGATGAAGCAATGGACCATTTTAGGCGTTTGAAGGATGAAATTGTGAATCATTGGAAGGGACCGGAAGGCCGCCCTCTGCAAGAGGCCTTGCTGGAACAAGCCAAGGTTGTCTGGCAGTTCCGGGGGAAAGAAGATTTGGATAAGTGGAGAGTGACTTCTGATAAGACGATTGGAGGCAGAAGTGAAGTGTTTTTGAAAATGGGCAAGAATAACCAAAGTGCACTGCTCTATGGAACTCTGAGCTCTGAGGCACCTCAGGACGGGGAGTCTGCCCGTAGTGGGTACTGTGCAATGATATCCAGGATTCCAAGG GGTGCTTTTGAGAGGAAGTTGTCTTATGATTGGTCGCAGTTCAATACTCTGTATCTCCGTGTACGTGGGGATGGTCGGCCTTGGATGGTGAATATCAAGGAGGACACAGATTTCCTCCAGAGGACGAATCAGATGTATAGTTACTTCATGTTCACCCGTGGGGGACCCTACTGGCAGGAGGTCAAG ATTcctttttccaaatttttcttctctaatcGAGGAAGAATCCGGGATGTTCAGCATGAGCTTCTGCTTGACAAG ATCTCTTCTATAGGATTCACCTTGGCTGACAAAGTGGATGGTCCATTCTTCCTGGAGATAGATTTTATTGGAGTGTTTACTGATCCAGCCCATACAGAAGAATTTGCCTATGAAAATTCTCCAGAGCTTAACCCAAGGCTTTTTAAGTAA
- the NDUFAF1 gene encoding complex I intermediate-associated protein 30, mitochondrial isoform X2, whose protein sequence is MALFHKVLRGTYILRKCSKPTSALHPFLGIRFADYSSSLQKPVASPGKASSQRKTEGGLQGHHQKEVALDITSPEEKPDVSFDKAIRDEAMDHFRRLKDEIVNHWKGPEGRPLQEALLEQAKVVWQFRGKEDLDKWRVTSDKTIGGRSEVFLKMGKNNQSALLYGTLSSEAPQDGESARSGYCAMISRIPRIPFSKFFFSNRGRIRDVQHELLLDKISSIGFTLADKVDGPFFLEIDFIGVFTDPAHTEEFAYENSPELNPRLFK, encoded by the exons atGGCTTTGTTTCACAAAGTGCTGCGTGGTACTTATATTCTCAGAAAATGCTCTAAGCCAACTTCTGCCTTGCATCCATTTTTGGGTATTCGCTTTGCAGACTATTCCAGTAGTCTTCAGAAACCAGTGGCTTCTCCTGGCAAAGCTTCCTCACAGAGGAAGACTGAAGGGGGTTTGCAAGGACATCACCAGAAAGAAGTTGCTTTGGATATAACTTCTCCTGAGGAGAAACCTGATGTTAGTTTCGATAAAGCAATTAGAGATGAAGCAATGGACCATTTTAGGCGTTTGAAGGATGAAATTGTGAATCATTGGAAGGGACCGGAAGGCCGCCCTCTGCAAGAGGCCTTGCTGGAACAAGCCAAGGTTGTCTGGCAGTTCCGGGGGAAAGAAGATTTGGATAAGTGGAGAGTGACTTCTGATAAGACGATTGGAGGCAGAAGTGAAGTGTTTTTGAAAATGGGCAAGAATAACCAAAGTGCACTGCTCTATGGAACTCTGAGCTCTGAGGCACCTCAGGACGGGGAGTCTGCCCGTAGTGGGTACTGTGCAATGATATCCAGGATTCCAAGG ATTcctttttccaaatttttcttctctaatcGAGGAAGAATCCGGGATGTTCAGCATGAGCTTCTGCTTGACAAG ATCTCTTCTATAGGATTCACCTTGGCTGACAAAGTGGATGGTCCATTCTTCCTGGAGATAGATTTTATTGGAGTGTTTACTGATCCAGCCCATACAGAAGAATTTGCCTATGAAAATTCTCCAGAGCTTAACCCAAGGCTTTTTAAGTAA